Within the Gracilinema caldarium DSM 7334 genome, the region TTAGTGAAATTTACCACCCTGGGAATTGCAGTAAGCCTTATGGGATTAAATATGGCCAGGATAGGGGTTCCCATCAGTCTTGTCGAGTTGACCATATTTCCGGCCATGGCCTTTGCAGGAATCTGCATAACCATATCGCTTTTATTGCATGTTAAACAGTAATAATTATGACATAGGACTGATCCTTACTTGGATCTTTCAAAACAATTCACTGTAAAGGGAAAGAAAATTCAATTACCGCTCCCTGGCTGGTGTACCAACTGAAGGTTCCCTTAAGCTGGTCCATGAGGCCTTTCATGAGGCTAAATCCCATAGAGTGGGTATGGTCAGCATTAAAGTCCTTGGGGAACCCTGATCCATTATCCTTTATGGTTATGGTAAGTAAGTTATTTGAAAATTTAGTAATACTAATATCTATACGACCAGATCCATCGGATCGTTTACCATATTTTATAGCATTAATGCAGGCTTCGAAAACCGCAAGAGCACAGGGAATAGCTTGATTCAAGCTGATGATGACATCATCACCGGCAACTGAATACTCAAAATAGGTGTGATGATTAGAAAGAATGAGCTCTACCAGATCCTGAATATATTCTTTTAAAGCAAGGGATTCCACCCCGGCAGACTGATATATCTTTTCATGGACCATGGCCATACTTTGAATGCGGAGCTTGCTGTTTTCAAAGAGTTCCTGGTCTTCTTCACAGGCGAGCTCATCGGCTTGAAGTGTTAAAAGGCTGGATATAATCTGCATATTGTTCTTTACACGGTGATGGACTTCCCGTAAAAGGGTATCCTTCTGTTCCAGGGTTTGCTGCAATTCTCTATTGGCTTCTTCAAACTGATGCTCTCTGGTTCGAACTTCCTGAGACATGGTATTAAAGGCTTCGATCAATCGGTTTATTTCTATATAGGAACTGCGGTGCTCTATAGTTCGATACACTCTTCCCTGAACCTGGAGCGCTTCATCGGTAAGAATCGTCAAGGACACAAGTATATTTCGGCCCATATAATAGCCAAAAAGGGTCGCAAGGATGAAGGAAATCAAAGATGCAACCAGAGCAATGTTCAAAACGTCCCTTGTTGCGCGGAATGCGAAAGACTCCAATTCACTTATAAAAACATACCAGTCAGGTCCCGGAATATAACTAAGAGAAGTAACCAGAGAATAATTATTATATTGATGCAAGAGGGTCCCTGATTTTTGTTTTCTTGCCCAAGAAAATAATTCTGTTGATGCAATAGTAACTTGTTCTTCTACAAGAGAGCGATTTCTATTTGCGACCACTGTACCATAACGGTCTGCTATTGAGAGGTCCGTCAATTTTTCCGAACTCAGCGTGGTTGGAAGCCGTGATAACCATGAAAGATTTAAATAACCTGCCAGAATACCCGAGGGATGCCGGACTGCTACAACGATAGTAGGATTTTTAGTTCTGGTGGAAATAAAAACCGGTGAATAAACCGGATTTTGAGTATTATCCTTGAGTAATTTCATAATGTATGTTTGATGCGAAAAATCAAACCCTGAAAAAACATCTCCTTCAGGAAGTACCGTAAGAACGGTACCACTTTTATCTATAATAAACACACTTTCATAGATACCACTCTGAATAAGACTTTTCTCAAGTAAGGTATAGTCTGATATAGATGACATGCTATTCAAAAGGGTACTGGCATCCTTAATTTGCTGCTCGATACTTAAAGCGATGCTTTTAGCCAATATTTCATTCCGCTCTAGAACGGTTTTATTAATTCCCTGTTGAATAGCTATAAATACCGATAAAGTCATCACTAAAATCGGCAGAAGGACGGTAAAACTTGTGAGGAGTATCAGTGTTTTGCGTATGGTTCTATTCATGATCCATCCTGACAAGCTCCCCATTCTGAATTACAAGCCGCTGAAAGGGAATAATAGGATCACCATAAGCATCTATATAAATAGAAACCTGTAAACCTTCAAACTGTTTTTCCAGAATGGATTGCTTAAGTTTTTTAGAACCACAACGCTTTAACCCCTCTGCCAAAGTTTGCACCGCAAGCCAGCTCTGTCCAGCACCAAAATCAGCTTCTTTTCCGTAGGTTTCCCGGTACAGAGCACTGAATTCACGCCAGGCAGGTTTTTCAGACTGGGGATTAAAGGGTACCGTAAAGATCATACCTTCCACCGCCTGGCCCCCATTTTCTATTAAAGCCTGGGACATAGCCCAGCCTGTACCAAGATACGGCATCGTAAAGCCCCTACGACGTATCTGTTGTGCCAAAAGAGCTGTATCCATACTGTTAGTGGTAAATAAAACAATATCCGGCTGATATTGTTCCAGAGCACGTAGTACTGTTGCAGTGCTTGTTTCATCCTTGGGATCAAAGGGATATCTTACAACCGATGCATTCTGTTGCTGTGAAGCCATAAGGCGCCTATATTCCGCGGTGTACGCATCCCCCAAAGGACGAGCAAAGGATTGATTTGATAGATCATCGATGATACATGGTTTCAGAGCCCCCCGGGTTACCGACTCTCTTGCAAGCTCATGGGCCTCAGTCGTGTTAGGGGTGGTTAGACGAATAAAGTAATCATCAAGCCCGCTAAAATCGGGGCTGCTCGCGGTAGGACTTATTAGCGGGATGGCAACTTTATTTGCTAAGGGAATAAGTGCGTGAGCGATACCGCTCGTCATAGGGCCAATAATGGCAACAACCTTTTCTGCTGTAAGTTCCTGAAACACCTTTCGGGCAACTTCCGGGTCCTGCTTATCATCCCGAATAATGAGCCTCAATGTTCGACCCCGGATACCACCAGCTTTATTTATTGCATCAATGGCAAGCAAAGCGCCATTTCTGCCGCTGATACCGAGATCCGAGTTGAAGCCCGAAAGGCCGCCAATAAAACCAACAGAGATGGGTTGCGGAGTGCAGGATGTTAGAAGGAGAGTGAACAATACAAAAATAGTAGCTCTCAAGCACATCCTCTTTTCCAGTTCATCAATTTGCATCGTTAAAAAAAACCTTCACACAATTCTCAATTGTGAACTTTTTGTTAATTAGCTTACTTTATTCGCGTATATTTTAGCGATATTAGATATAATGAAGATAGTTGTAATAATTGTAATAACTATTTATAAATAATTCAAGCTATCTATTAGCTACCAGAATATCTACATCTACAAACATATGGGGGAAGTATTTACCTCGATTCATTCCGGAACTATCCCCTGCTCTGCCAAAAGCTTCAGGGACAGATCCCGCAGTTTATATTTCTGAATCTTCCCGCTGGCGGTCATAGGGTATTCCTTTACAAAAAAGACATAGCGTGGGATTTTATGCCGGGAGATTTTACCCCTGCAGTAATCCCGGACATCAGCCTCATCCATGGAAACCCCATCTTTTAATATGATGAAGGCCCCAACCTCTTCGCCATACTTTTTGCTCGGAACCCCCACCACCTGCACATCCTTAATGCCTTCCATATTATACAGGAATTCCTCAATTTCCCGGGGATACACATTTTCACCGCCTCGGATAATCATATCCTTGATGCGACCGGTAATGCGGAAATAGCCCTGGGCATCGATGGTTCCCAGGTCCCCCGAATGGAGCCATCCATCAGCATCGATGGTTCGGGCGGTTTCTTCAGGCTTATTATAGTAGCCCCGCATCACATTATAGCCCCGGCAACATACCTCGCCCTGCACATCGGGAGGACAATCTTTACCTGTCTCAGGGTCCACAATTTTCACCTCTACCCCAGGAAGAGGACGCCCGACAGAAGCAACCTTCATCTCAAAGGGATCCTCCGGTGTAGTCTGGGTCATAACCGGTGAAGATTCGGTAAGCCCGTAAGCAATGGTGATATCCTTGCAATGCATATCACTGATAACCCGTTTCATCACATCCGTAGGACAGGGGGCCCCTGCCATAATCCCCGTCCTGAGAGATGAGGTATCAAAGAGCGAGAACATCGGGTGGTTCAATTCAGCAATAAACATGGTAGGCACCCCATACAGGGCGGTACACCGCTCATTCTGTACCGATGCAAGCACCAGAAGGGGATCGAAACTTTCAAGCATAACGAGGGTCCCCCCATGGGTCAGGGTTCCTAACACTGCCATTACACAGCCAAAACAATGGAACAGCGGTACGGGCACACAGAGCCGTTCATCAGGACCAAAACGCTGGCTTTCAGCCACAAAATACCCGTTATTCAGGATGTTC harbors:
- a CDS encoding sensor histidine kinase; the protein is MNRTIRKTLILLTSFTVLLPILVMTLSVFIAIQQGINKTVLERNEILAKSIALSIEQQIKDASTLLNSMSSISDYTLLEKSLIQSGIYESVFIIDKSGTVLTVLPEGDVFSGFDFSHQTYIMKLLKDNTQNPVYSPVFISTRTKNPTIVVAVRHPSGILAGYLNLSWLSRLPTTLSSEKLTDLSIADRYGTVVANRNRSLVEEQVTIASTELFSWARKQKSGTLLHQYNNYSLVTSLSYIPGPDWYVFISELESFAFRATRDVLNIALVASLISFILATLFGYYMGRNILVSLTILTDEALQVQGRVYRTIEHRSSYIEINRLIEAFNTMSQEVRTREHQFEEANRELQQTLEQKDTLLREVHHRVKNNMQIISSLLTLQADELACEEDQELFENSKLRIQSMAMVHEKIYQSAGVESLALKEYIQDLVELILSNHHTYFEYSVAGDDVIISLNQAIPCALAVFEACINAIKYGKRSDGSGRIDISITKFSNNLLTITIKDNGSGFPKDFNADHTHSMGFSLMKGLMDQLKGTFSWYTSQGAVIEFSFPLQ
- a CDS encoding ABC transporter substrate-binding protein — its product is MRATIFVLFTLLLTSCTPQPISVGFIGGLSGFNSDLGISGRNGALLAIDAINKAGGIRGRTLRLIIRDDKQDPEVARKVFQELTAEKVVAIIGPMTSGIAHALIPLANKVAIPLISPTASSPDFSGLDDYFIRLTTPNTTEAHELARESVTRGALKPCIIDDLSNQSFARPLGDAYTAEYRRLMASQQQNASVVRYPFDPKDETSTATVLRALEQYQPDIVLFTTNSMDTALLAQQIRRRGFTMPYLGTGWAMSQALIENGGQAVEGMIFTVPFNPQSEKPAWREFSALYRETYGKEADFGAGQSWLAVQTLAEGLKRCGSKKLKQSILEKQFEGLQVSIYIDAYGDPIIPFQRLVIQNGELVRMDHE
- a CDS encoding AMP-binding protein; translation: MSQQPLIILLEKTLGQVLEEQTLAHPDKEFVVYADRNLRFTYSQFNDRVNALAKGLLAIGLKKGDHLGIWATNVPDWLTFMFATAKIGVVLVTINTNYRTAELEYLVKQADLTALTLIDGWRDSDYVAMVYELIPELRHSERGYLQSERFPFLKHVIFIGQEKHRGMYNTSELLLLGTHIEDGLLEAAKKELTCQDVINMQYTSGTTGFPKGVMLTHRNILNNGYFVAESQRFGPDERLCVPVPLFHCFGCVMAVLGTLTHGGTLVMLESFDPLLVLASVQNERCTALYGVPTMFIAELNHPMFSLFDTSSLRTGIMAGAPCPTDVMKRVISDMHCKDITIAYGLTESSPVMTQTTPEDPFEMKVASVGRPLPGVEVKIVDPETGKDCPPDVQGEVCCRGYNVMRGYYNKPEETARTIDADGWLHSGDLGTIDAQGYFRITGRIKDMIIRGGENVYPREIEEFLYNMEGIKDVQVVGVPSKKYGEEVGAFIILKDGVSMDEADVRDYCRGKISRHKIPRYVFFVKEYPMTASGKIQKYKLRDLSLKLLAEQGIVPE